One genomic segment of Bacillus oleivorans includes these proteins:
- the cmpA gene encoding cortex morphogenetic protein CmpA: MPTWFQKQMKRAFYEKNRYQIRVLNQCWFFYQKKYGESS, translated from the coding sequence ATGCCAACCTGGTTCCAAAAACAGATGAAGAGAGCTTTCTATGAAAAAAACCGATATCAGATTAGAGTCTTAAATCAATGCTGGTTTTTTTATCAAAAAAAATACGGAGAATCATCTTAA
- a CDS encoding SprT family protein produces the protein MKNQELQQLVEEISNSCFEKPFSHSAIFNNRLRTTGGRYLLKSHNIEINPKYYKEFGMETLVGIIKHELCHYHLHIEGKGYKHRDLDFKQLMNKVGAPRFCQPLPPNQQNQTILLYRCEKCEKQYRRKRKVDTRKYVCGRCRGKLIYMGREVFVKK, from the coding sequence GTGAAAAATCAAGAACTGCAACAGTTAGTTGAAGAAATATCAAATAGCTGCTTCGAAAAGCCTTTTTCCCACTCAGCAATTTTTAATAACCGACTTCGAACAACAGGCGGCAGATATTTGTTAAAGTCACATAATATTGAGATCAACCCTAAATATTACAAAGAATTTGGGATGGAAACATTAGTAGGGATAATCAAGCATGAGCTTTGCCACTATCATCTTCATATAGAAGGAAAGGGATATAAACACCGTGACTTAGATTTCAAACAGCTGATGAACAAAGTAGGCGCACCTCGATTTTGTCAGCCTTTACCCCCTAATCAGCAAAATCAAACGATTTTATTGTATCGCTGTGAAAAATGTGAAAAACAATATAGAAGAAAACGGAAAGTAGATACAAGAAAATACGTGTGTGGCAGATGCAGAGGAAAGCTTATTTATATGGGAAGAGAAGTATTTGTGAAGAAATAG